GCTTACGGCAAGGTTGTGCGGGTTGTTAATACCGTTTCTGATGATGTTTCTGCCATGAGCCCCGGCATTGGATTAAAGTTTGTTGAAATGCCTGACCAGGTAAAAAGAAGTATTACAAACTTTAAAAAATATGGCGCTAACGAAAAATGATGCAGC
This genomic interval from Deltaproteobacteria bacterium contains the following:
- a CDS encoding PilZ domain-containing protein, producing MSEEGIFINSVYSLHVGAKVDALFKLSPLGDPLKAYGKVVRVVNTVSDDVSAMSPGIGLKFVEMPDQVKRSITNFKKYGANEK